CGTGAAGTACTTTGATAAAAGTCGCCTGGGCATTGATGGCGAGGCATATTATCAGGCGTGGTATTGCCGCTCGGTTGAGGAGCTGATTTCGGAGTCGGACGTAGTGTTCAACTCTACGTTACTCGATTCAACCGAACGGAACGTGGCACCGAAAAAGATCGTCCCGAAGGATAGCACGTTGCCCATCAAGGTATAAAGGGTTGTACAGATGAACCTTGTATCATTTGAACCCCACATACTTGACTCCGGGTGCATGGAGATGGAAGCTATCCACTGGACCCTATCGCCGTCCTGCATTAGCTGTACTATTCGAGAATGTTGTGGCACTTCGGTTAACGATGTAACCTTATAGCTACCTGGATGTCAAGGAGCATTGTGTTAAGTCATTTCTAAATGACGTTGAGGAGAACAACGAAActtcctcatcatcaatGCCGCGTTTATATGCATGATGTGGCGATCGAGATTGGCGATACATCGTACTTTTATCCATCACGCTATGCTCAGCCCAATATTAGCCCTTCAATATTATGTCTATATCAATATTTTGTGTTAAGCGTCGAGTTCACTGTCGTACTCTGCCAGAGGTCTCTCGCATTGTCTCTAAATAGCTTCTGCCGCAACCGCATATCGCCTCCGACCAACTCCAACAGATGCGCGTTCCAAGGCCGTATGTCCAGCCCTTCGAAACGTGTATGCGGCCAGTCCGAGCTATATACGACTCTGGATGGCGCCGCGCGAAAGAGCTCTCGCGCCAGGGGGTCCAGGTCGCTGTAGTTTGGCCCGGGCAGCTTGGACACGCGATACGCTCCGGAGATTTTCACCCAGGTCCTGCCTTGTTTGAGCAGGCGGATCATGGCGCTGAAGCCTTTGATCGAGTGCGGGTCCAGCTTTTGAGGATCTCCGGTGGGTTGCGGCATCTTCGGGTCTCCAAAGTGATCGAAGACGATGCGTACCCCGAGCGTGGGCACAAAGGCCTCTATGGACGGGATGAGCTCCATCGGGGCGTATAGTTGGAGCACCCAGTCGAAGGGCTTGACAGCGTCTGCGTGTACTTTGAGGGTTAGTTCCAGTCTTTCAATCGATTCTGTGGCGTTGATGCTCTGCAGGTTGATTCGAACGCCGCGTACGCCGATTCTGTTCCATTCCGCGAGCTGTGCTTCTGTCGTATTGTGGACATCGAAGACGACCACGCCACGCGCCCTTTGCGGCCCGTACGCCTTCAGCGATTCTAGCAGCAGCGTATTATTCGTTCCATAGATGGAAGGTTGTACCATGACCACGTGGTCACAGCCGATGCTATGCTCAAAGACGGAATTCTCCCAGACTGTGTGGGTGCCTGGCTTGTACGCTGCGTTTCGTAACGGGGGAAACCGGACCGGGTCGATAACATGGAAGTGCGAGTCCCAGGATCCCTCGGGAAGCTGAAGCTTTGTTGCGTTGAAGCTGCACAGGCATGGCTGTGGCGTTCCAATGGTGGGCGTCTGGCTGCTGGTCCGTGATCCGACTGAGGCGAATGCGACCAAGGCGTGTGCGGCAGCAGTCAGGAGAGGAAGCAGGCCATGGTAGGCCTGCAAGCTCCCCAACGGCCGCATTGTTGGCCGGCTGCAGGCTACGGGCGCGATTGAGGTCGCAGCACTGGAAAAGGGCTTTTTTTATCGCGTCGTGAGGCGAgtgcgtcgacgcccttTATGAGTCGAAAGTTTGTTCCCCGTTCCAGGTTAGAGCATTATTAACTTAGTCGGTGGGCTCCTGGGTTAGGCTCGGTGACTCCGTGCCGTGCTGGCCGGTTCCCCAgggggcggtgatggtggagCATTAAAGAAATGGGTGGCAGCTTGGCGTGCCCtgcgaagaagaagctcgtATTACGAAGCACCGGACGGAATAGGCAAACCCGTCCGCCGTGGACTGATGGTGTCGTTGTGCTACTCTTCGCATCTCATGTGCTGTGCCCGGACGATGGAACGAGGTGATGACCGGGCTTTGTGGGTGGAATTCGGCTGAGATGTGACCAAAGTTCGTTCACCACTGCGACCATGTTTCACGGAACAAGCAGCCAGTCGCTACCGTCTCCAGGTTGGCACTTGTCCCAGACATGCTGTCTGTGTGGCATCATTAGTCTCGGGACACAGACCTGGCCGCTAGCCTCACACGCAAAGAAGCCCCGAGTTTTCAAAAATGTCTTGAATGTCTTGCTTACTTGGGCAGGAGGCCGGTGGAAGCCCATCAGGCTGCCTCAACCAGCAGTGGCTGTGCAAActggaggagaaggggccTGTCGTGTGGCAATTGGAGAATGATCTTACAAGGGGTTTCTTAGCAGCACGGCTTGTGCTGAGAAGACTTGGAGGCCGAAGGGCGCATCTACCTGCGCCCTGGAAGCCAGGATTGATTGCTCGACTACAACAGCTTATTACCCGCAGCGTTTGTCTCGTTCCGCAGCACGGCCAGCAAGGTCCTAGCGGCGGCTTGTCCGCTCTCACTCTGGTTTTCCATCGTCGACCCGCCAATGTACGGCGTCAGTATAACATTTGTCCAGCTGCAAGAAGCCGCCATGGTTCTTCCAGCGAAGGCGGTTCCTTTtcgacggcgtcaagaaCCGCGTCGCAGAGACGACCCTGTCTCAGTTCGTGCAGGAgcgccacctcgtccacgacgtcgcctcgcgcggcgtTGATGAGTAGTAGTTAGTATATGGCCTTGTCTCGTATCAACGTAAGCTCCCGCGCGCCGATCCGTGCGCGGGTGAACTGCATGAGCGGCACATGCAGTGTAACCACATCTGCCTGCCGCAGGAGCTCGTTCATCACGGATGACAGGCGGCTGTGGGGAATGTCCGGCCAGAATCCAGATGCCCACGGCCGGGGCCGCGGGGTCGTAGCCGACGATGGTCGTCTCGCAGGCACCGATCCATTTTTCCatgcagcggcgcgcccaACGTTGCTCATGCCGACGACCCCGACTGTTTACCGCAACAAGCTCATGCCCCAGAGCGTTGCTGCGAACGACTTGCTCGCAGCTTCGGGTGCGGCGGTCCAGCTCGGTAACGCGTCTACTAAGGAATagggccagcgccagcgtcAGTTCCGCGACGGCCTCCAGTTTGAGGGATGGCGTGTTGTAGACGGCGACACCGCGGTCATATGCCGCGTCGAGGTCAATGTtatcgacgccgacgccttgCTTCACCACCTGAAGTCGCGATACGGCCTTCAAGTTCTTCACGATGATCCGCGTCTCGGTTTGAACCAACGACTCCGTCGGTAATGTCCCGCCATTGCGCCTCTCGCGGATATTAGAGAACACGAGTTCGACACCTAGTTCGGACTGCAGCACTGCCATGGCGGCCCCGTGGTAGGGGTCGAGAATACAGATCATTTTCTTGGTGGATATGGTGGTAGTAGATGCGAGGCGGCTCACTAGTCATGGACGAACACCCCTGGACCTCAAAAGGTCTTGCTCAAGTCACGTTGCAATCATCATGCTGCTTTATATGCTCCATTGGGTATGCTCCGTCCACCTCTCCCAATTCTGGTAAGAACGACGGCCCAGCCATCCCGGGTGCaggccgtccgtcgccggcgacttCCCGTAGCGGCGGGCTTGGTCGGACACCGAGTCGGCTCCGTAGCAATTATAGAGGGTAGTGAACATTGCCAAGGTACGCTCGAACATTCAAAGTGTGTTTGTAGAGTCTTCATACTAGGCTGATTATTCTTGTCACCACAGCCGCGGAGGGTCAGGACGCTCTACTACGAAGTGTGTGTACCCAGGTGTAACGATCAAGGCCTGCTACGCTAACTGACATGTAAGAGGTCATGGTATTGGTGCAGGCTAGCGCAAAATTTAGAAAGTACACTGAATGCATAATTGAAGCCTATTGTTTCAGTCATACACATGTTTTGGGCCAGTAAACACAGTCCGAAATATTGTCCTCCACCCCTAAGCTCCGTGCGAGCTCACCACTTCCATCACAATATCCACCACCTTCTCTGGCATGCTGAGGAAAGGGCTGTGCGATGCTGCCAACCTGTACTGTCTGACCTTTATTccctgctcctcgaccttggaAATCATCAGGGTCTGAACGGATTCAGGGATGGCCAGGTCCAGCTCGCAGATGATGTAGGTCAGCGGAATGTCGCGCCATGCGACTCTTTCGCACTGAATCGGTGTGGTCTGTGCTGCGTGGCCAAACGCTACGCACAAGTCATTTGCCCATTTGGCTTCATCTGGCTCAACGTCGTTATAAAGATGATCGATCGGATTGATCCAGGTGACGGTATCGTCCGGATGCGCCACAAGGTACGGCGGGAGGCTGCCACCAAACATGCCGATGAGAGAGTCGCCCTCGGACGGGACAAATGCGGCCAGCAGGATGATATCGGTGACGCCACCCTTGTCAGAGGTTGGCTCGATGGCGAACTCTGCGAGCGCAGCAGAGCTGACCATACCCCCCCATGAATGTCCAATGACGGCGAGATGGGTGCCCAAAGCGGCTTCCTTGGCGACTATGTCTTTGATGAACTGAACATCGTCGTGGATGGTCTTATTGGGTGGCACGACACCGTTGCTTGTCGGCAGCCTTTCACATATGACTCGGAGCCCTTTGGCCTTCAGTCCTGTTATGAGCTTGTGGTAGTGCTCCGGCACGTGCCAAGCCCCTGTAATAATTAGAACGGCCCTTTCTCTTGCCATCATGTTACCGAGATGGCTGTGATGTAATTGCCTCTTCTAGCACAATAGCCCAGGTCGTAGAAAATGATCAAGACAAGCCAGATTCCGACGAAACTTTGGTAGATATGTTCGGCTCATGATGGATGCACCATGTTGGGGCGTATTAACCCGTTATATGCTTCGCAGTCTACCTGTTAGGCAAGAGCCGGTCTTACACCCGAGCCGCTAATCAACGTTCTCACGACATGCTATACGCCGAGATTTGAGCTTTCGATGAGTTTTCCAACCAACAAGCATACATGTACTCTATCTGGTTGGTTCTGGAGGATGGCGAGACTAACCAAATCATGATAGAACGTTGGGAACAGTCTGGTCGGCTACCAAGTAGGGTCCCGCGTCTTTGTAGCCAATAATAGCTATGTTGCTGCTCGCGATTGTTCCCCTTTGCGAGTTTTCCTGCATTCCCTAGTGGAACCCTGATTGCTCGCTATTTCTGCGAACCCAGGCCTCAGAGTTCGACTTATACAGCGGCCACTCACAAGGCAGAGCTACCAACTGAGACCTACCGATTTACCGGAAGAAGCTGAAAGAGTAGTGCGACGGACTCCGGATCACGGCGAGATACATGAGACTGGGTGATCGGAAGTTAATTGCACTCATAGATATAAAACTATACCGTTGTGTATTGACGCGGGCTTGACCTAATGACCGTAAGTGAGGTCCTTCGTAGACGAAATTAATAGTTCTTATCGACCATTGAGACTCATCACGGGTTTGTATGGGCTGCTTTGACCCCGCCGGGTAGTTCCAGCGGTACTACATCGACGACTAACAAGATTGTTGATCGGGAGCGAGGGTACGATGCAAACAACTGGCCAACAACCTAGTTAAGCGAAAACCCCGCTTCGTTGGCTGCGAACACTTTGTGCATGCTTGAAAAAGTACTGTGACCAATGCTGCGATCGACATATTCACGGGCTTGGGGAGCATGGTTGCGTCGTGCCTTACCCGAATGCGAACTACCCAAAATCGCTCACCACGGGCGGGTTCACTACAAGCGAATAGATCAATCTAACGACTGTACACACCACGAAAAATAGGTATAGCAATACAAGCAGCCAGCAGATCCTCTTTGTTAGTGGGTGCGTGGTTACGTACGTGCAGCAACATTCAACCGCCTTGATCTGttgcctcgacgccgtcaactGGAGGAGAATGGACTCTCAAGGCGACACACACACTAGAAAAAGTAAAACATACATCAAGGGGGCCTGCGTGTCGATCGTCCCGAAATTCTCTGTTTCGCGACAGATGGACACGCTGTTTTATATGACCAAACCCATGTTATGCATCCGAAGTCAATTGAGTTGGGTTGTCGCCAAATGCTGCACGCGATAGCACAGAATACACTTGGGTGAAGACCTATCCTTCCAGTACGAGGTTATACAGCTCGTCCACCGAGTCGTGCGCCACCTTCTCTAGGTACGGCGGCAGCTTGCGCCCCGACACGGACGCCTCGACGATCTTCTGAACGAGGCAACCAAACTCGCTGCAGTGCCGTGCCATGGCCGTCATTTCGACGCGGTCTTCGTCTGCGCGGGTggtccctccctcccaaAGCCCCTGCCAGCGGGATATGGCTCGCAAAATGGTCGAAGATGTgacgggcatcatggacATGAGGTGCGCCGAGATGGCAACAGAACTGAGGGCTGTAAAGGTCAGCGGGAATGAATCGCATGATGATAAGCTATCACATGTTCGTACCGAATATagccagctcgaggccggtAAAAGCTATAGAGCTAAATGCTGTCAGCTCCACGGGCTGCCAGCGATCCCCCATGAGCGTCTCCGTCAGCGCCTTGAGTGAGGAGAGACAATGAGGCGAGCCCCGTGTCTGTCGCCGGTAGAGGGCAACGTCCGCGTCGGTGAGGTCTTTCGTGTCCCACAGCGCGTGAGGGCAAGGCAGATCGCAGCGCATCTCCGCCGTGGTCGTGAGTGGCAAGACATGGAACATGCCGCACTGGTGCCAATCCGCCAACGTGATCCACGTTGCGGTCCTGACAAAAGGTTAGCGATGGGCAGTTCGCCAACATGGCCGGGGCATTACCTGATGCATGCTTCGTCGGCTAGAAACTGAGTGGTACGTGAGCTTGCGGAGTGCCGTCTGTTCAACAAGCCaagacgacggacggcagAAACGAGGGCAGGGAGTCGTCGTATTCGATGTCTCCGTCTGGTTTCAACACTGTGCTGCAGGAAGTGCACTTGGTGGATAAGGACAGCGGCCTGCAGCGTCTCTAGGACGGCTCGAGTCGGTTTTGGGTTCGTCGCCATGACGTCTCTCAGCTGGCGGAAGATGTACTCCTCGGCGATACGTAGAAATGACTTGGCGGATAACGCATCGTCCCTT
Above is a genomic segment from Purpureocillium takamizusanense chromosome 2, complete sequence containing:
- a CDS encoding uncharacterized protein (COG:S~EggNog:ENOG503P1KE~SECRETED:SignalP(1-23~SECRETED:cutsite=AHA-LV~SECRETED:prob=0.2618)), with the protein product MRPLGSLQAYHGLLPLLTAAAHALVAFASVGSRTSSQTPTIGTPQPCLCSFNATKLQLPEGSWDSHFHVIDPVRFPPLRNAAYKPGTHTVWENSVFEHSIGCDHVVMVQPSIYGTNNTLLLESLKAYGPQRARGVVVFDVHNTTEAQLAEWNRIGVRGVRINLQSINATESIERLELTLKVHADAVKPFDWVLQLYAPMELIPSIEAFVPTLGVRIVFDHFGDPKMPQPTGDPQKLDPHSIKGFSAMIRLLKQGRTWVKISGAYRVSKLPGPNYSDLDPLARELFRAAPSRVVYSSDWPHTRFEGLDIRPWNAHLLELVGGDMRLRQKLFRDNARDLWQSTTVNSTLNTKY
- a CDS encoding uncharacterized protein (COG:E~EggNog:ENOG503P0MP) — encoded protein: MICILDPYHGAAMAVLQSELGVELVFSNIRERRNGGTLPTESLVQTETRIIVKNLKAVSRLQVVKQGVGVDNIDLDAAYDRGVAVYNTPSLKLEAVAELTLALALFLSRRVTELDRRTRSCEQVVRSNALGHELVAVNSRGRRHEQRWARRCMEKWIGACETTIVGYDPAAPAVGIWILAGHSPQPPVIHKAIY
- a CDS encoding uncharacterized protein (COG:S~EggNog:ENOG503P3JK); its protein translation is MMARERAVLIITGAWHVPEHYHKLITGLKAKGLRVICERLPTSNGVVPPNKTIHDDVQFIKDIVAKEAALGTHLAVIGHSWGGMVSSAALAEFAIEPTSDKGGVTDIILLAAFVPSEGDSLIGMFGGSLPPYLVAHPDDTVTWINPIDHLYNDVEPDEAKWANDLCVAFGHAAQTTPIQCERVAWRDIPLTYIICELDLAIPESVQTLMISKVEEQGIKVRQYRLAASHSPFLSMPEKVVDIVMEVVSSHGA
- a CDS encoding uncharacterized protein (TransMembrane:1 (o363-385i)~EggNog:ENOG503P4M8): MLDCFSGNPVVNDRVPEMDLDMSSLDESPPSLVVEDIGFIPWAFPPMFNFTFDDADTERPSDYTAPSAVADLFIPALTSDGTAALDIFSKQIIRELNALHTTLSVSDESYNQPFDIDLAQSVFAPHTLRNFISTFFRLSHNYVPLVHMPSFGSEGTSPLLVLGVSLCGAIRSPPRDDALSAKSFLRIAEEYIFRQLRDVMATNPKPTRAVLETLQAAVLIHQVHFLQHSVETRRRHRIRRLPALVSAVRRLGLLNRRHSASSRTTQFLADEACIRTATWITLADWHQCGMFHVLPLTTTAEMRCDLPCPHALWDTKDLTDADVALYRRQTRGSPHCLSSLKALTETLMGDRWQPVELTAFSSIAFTGLELAIFALSSVAISAHLMSMMPVTSSTILRAISRWQGLWEGGTTRADEDRVEMTAMARHCSEFGCLVQKIVEASVSGRKLPPYLEKVAHDSVDELYNLVLEG